TGGCCTCCATGGCCGGTCTGATGCTGGCACCGCTGATGGATAGCTACAATGTCTCCAAGGCGGGCGTGATTGCGTTGTCCGAGACCCTGAGTCAGGAGCTGCGGGATGCCGGCATTCACGTGAGCTGCGTGTGCCCGGCGTTTTTCCAGACCAACCTGGCCAGCAGCATGCGGTCGGATCTGCCAGGCATTCAGCAGAATGTGAACAAGCTGATGAAGCGGTCCAATATCACCGCCGAAGATGTGGCCGAGGACATCGTCCGATCGGTGAAGGAAAAGAGCTTCTGGGTGCTGCCCCACGCCCGTGAACGCCGTATGTGGATGCTCAAACGACACGCGCCCAAGGCGTTTGACTGGTTGATGCACCAGGAGAGCAAACGTTGGATGAGCAAGATGGGCGGCAAGGCCTGAGCCTTCCGGTTGGACACAAGAAGAGGAGAGCCCTGAATGACCCAGATTGATCAGGCAATGGATGTTCGCGAAGGCGAGGAGCTGGATGTTGCGGCCGTGGACCGGTTCATGAAGCAGGCCATGCCCGAGCTGGATGGTGCCCCGGAGATCCGCCAGTACCCGGGCGGTGCCTCCAACCTGACCTATCAGGTGGACTATGGCGATCGCTCGTTTGTGCTCCGCCGTCCCCCCTTCGGCAAGATCGCCAAGTCGGCTCACGATATGCTCCGTGAAGCCAAGGTAATGCGGGCATTGAAACCCGTCTATCCCTATGTTCCGAACATCATCGCCATTTGCGATGACCACGAGGTTCTGGGGTGCGATTTCTACGTGATGGAACGCCTGAAGGGCATCATCCTGCGCGAGGATTTCCCGAAAGACTTCGACCTGAGCGAAGCCGACACGCGGAAGCTGTGCCTGAACGTGGTCGACAAGCTGGTGGACCTGCACCGGGTGGATGCCAGGGCCGCAGGCCTCGACAAGCTCGGCAAGGGCGAGGGGTACGTGCAGCGCCAGATCGGTGGTTGGAGTGATCGCTTCCGCAAGGCCCGCACCGAGGATGTCGGTGATTTCGAGGCGGTCATGTCGTGGCTCAACGAGAAGATGCCTGACGATATAGCCCAGGTGGTCATCCATAACGATTTTCGCTTCGACAATGTGGTGCTGAATCCGGACAACCCGTTTGAAGTGATCGGCGTGCTGGACTGGGAAATGGCGACCATCGGCGACCCCCTGATGGACCTCGGCAACAGCCTGGCCTACTGGATCGAGGCCGATGACGAAGGGCCTTTCCAGATGCTGCGCCGCCAGCCAACGCACCGGCCGGGCATGCTGAGCCGTCAGGAAGTGGTGGAGTACTACATGGAGAAGTCGGGCTTCCGGGTTGATAACTTCGACTTCTATGAAATCTATGGACTGTTCCGGTTGGCGGTCATCATTCAGCAGATCTATTACCGTTTCTACCACGGCCAGACCAAGGACAAACGGTTTGCCGCCTTTGGCCACGCCGCCAACTACCTGGAGAAACGCTGCCAGCGGCTGATCGCCGAGAGTTCACTGTAATGGCCACCGTTTACCTGATCCGTCATGGACAGGCCAGCTTCGGCAAGGCCAACTACGACCAGCTGTCGAAGACCGGCTGGGAGCAGGGGCGCGCCCTGGGGCGCTGGTTGGCCGGCAAGGTGGCGCCCGATGCCATATTCGGTGGCGACCTCGAGCGGCACCGTGAGACCGTCGAGGCCATCGCAACCGGTTTTGGCAGCGCGCTGCCGGATATGCAGGTGGTTCCCGGGTTTAACGAGTTTGACCACAACGAGGTGGTCACGCGTTTCCGTCCGGCGTGGAGCGATCGCGCGGTGATGGCCAGGGATCTTCAGGCCTTCCCGAAACCGGCCCGGGCGTTCCAGGAGGCCTTTGTTCAGGCTGTGCGCCGCTGGGCCTCGGGGGAACACGATCATGAGTACGACGAGACCTGGCCGGCCTTCAAGGCCAGGGTGCTGCAAGCTTTTGATGACATGATCGAGTTCGCCGATGGCGGTGACGTTCTGGTGGCCACCTCGGGCGGCCCGATCTCGGTGATCTGTCAGCACCTGCTGGGACTCGACGACCCGCGAGCCCTGGCGCTCAACGAGGTCATCGCCAACACCAGTGTCAGCCGTGTGCTCTACTCAGGGCCCCGCCGCAGCCTGTCCGTGTTTAACAACTACAGTCACCTGGAAGCGGAAGATCCCGCCCTGGTGACCTTCCGATAACGTTTGAGGTGAGTGAATGAGTAATACAGACCTGTTTGATCTGACCGGCAAGGTTGCCCTGATCACCGGCGCCAGCCGGGGCATCGGCGAGAGCATTGCCCGCACGCTGGCGAATTACGGCGCTCACGTGATTGTCAGCAGCCGTAAAATCGACGGCTGCGAGGCGGTCGCCAGCAGCATTCGTGAAGCCGGCGGCAGCGCGGAAGCGCACGCCTGTCACATTGGCGACATGGATCAGATTGACGGAATCTGGGCACACATCGAGAAGGCGCACGGGAAACTCGACATCCTGGTGAACAATGCGGCCTCGAATCCCTACTTCGGGCCGGTTGAAGAGACGGATCTTGGCGCCTTCAACAAGACGGTGGATGTGAACATTCGGGGCTATTTCTTTATGTGCGCCCGTGGCGCCCAGATGATGAAGAAGGCCGGAGGCGGTGCCATCGTGAACGTTGCCTCGGTGAACGGCGTTAATCCTGGCCACTTCCAGGGCATCTATTCCATCACCAAGGCGGCGGTTATCTCCATGACCAAATCCTTTGCCATGGAGCTGGGCCAGCAGAACATTCGCGTAAACGCGCTGTTGCCGGGCCTCACCGACACCAAGTTTGCCAGCGCGCTGACCACCAACGAGGCAATCAAGAAGCAGGCTATGGCGCACATTCCCATGAAGCGAGTGGCCGATCCCGATGAAATGGCCGGTACGGTGCTGTACCTGGTGTCCGGAGCCTCCAGCTACACCACCGGTGCCTGCATCAACGCCGACGGTGGTTACCTCACGGTTTAATCCGCAACGCCACTCGCGACGTCGGTGCCGGGTGCACAGGTCAGGGCCTCGAAGTCGCCGCTCAGCTCAACCGCCTGCCCGCGAAGATGGGCCAGGTGGGTTGGGCTGCCAGCGTCGATCAAATCGTGTATCAGGGTCTTCATGGCGGCCCGACTGTCCACCATCATGGCCTGGTACTCTTCGCCCCGGATGTCCTCGGAGTCGGTGATCAGTCGCCCGACCTCCGTCGCAAAACCGGGTTGATCACGCCGCTCAAGTGCCTCGAGCAAGGCCTGTTGCCATCTCCGCCGACCTTCAAGCCAGATTTCCGTCTGCCGTCCCCGCTGTTCCGACCAGGCGGCGACAATGCTCTTCTGCTGCCCGTTCAGGTCACCAAGCCATCGCTCAACGCGCTCCTCAGTGCGTTCGGCCCGGGCCAGAGCGGTCTCTTTCTGGCTGTCAGCGAGATACTCTTCTTCCCGTTCGCGCTGACTTTCCGCCATGTTTGCGGCCAACTCCCGAACCTGCGCGTCGCTCAGGCTGGCCAGCAGATCGGTGGCGATGGGCGTGGCCTGTTCCAGAAGCGGCGGGAAGAAGCCGAAGAGCTGTTCCTGATGGTAGGCAATGGTGTCCGGGTCCAGGTTTCGCTGCCGAACGTCGGCTTCCAGAGAGTCGAGCCAGCGTCCGTATCGGGGGAGTTCCTGTGAGCAATGCCACTGCCGTAGCTGATCGATACCGAGATTGAGTTGTGCTGACTGGGCATCGGTCAGAGTGACGTAATCCTCAACCCACCAGACAATCCCCCAGTCCGCATAGCGGTAGGCCGTGCGAGTGGAACTGCAGCCTGAAAC
This region of Marinobacter arenosus genomic DNA includes:
- a CDS encoding SDR family oxidoreductase, producing MTQRVFITGGASGLGRAIALRYAKEGAKVCIGDINPEQGASVEQEINSAGGEGYFVECDVRRLTDLEKICDDLTAKWGGVDVVVNNAGVASAGSIEDTTMADWEWILDINVLGVVRGCKAFTPQFKKQGSGAFVNVASMAGLMLAPLMDSYNVSKAGVIALSETLSQELRDAGIHVSCVCPAFFQTNLASSMRSDLPGIQQNVNKLMKRSNITAEDVAEDIVRSVKEKSFWVLPHARERRMWMLKRHAPKAFDWLMHQESKRWMSKMGGKA
- a CDS encoding phosphotransferase family protein: MTQIDQAMDVREGEELDVAAVDRFMKQAMPELDGAPEIRQYPGGASNLTYQVDYGDRSFVLRRPPFGKIAKSAHDMLREAKVMRALKPVYPYVPNIIAICDDHEVLGCDFYVMERLKGIILREDFPKDFDLSEADTRKLCLNVVDKLVDLHRVDARAAGLDKLGKGEGYVQRQIGGWSDRFRKARTEDVGDFEAVMSWLNEKMPDDIAQVVIHNDFRFDNVVLNPDNPFEVIGVLDWEMATIGDPLMDLGNSLAYWIEADDEGPFQMLRRQPTHRPGMLSRQEVVEYYMEKSGFRVDNFDFYEIYGLFRLAVIIQQIYYRFYHGQTKDKRFAAFGHAANYLEKRCQRLIAESSL
- a CDS encoding histidine phosphatase family protein, with translation MATVYLIRHGQASFGKANYDQLSKTGWEQGRALGRWLAGKVAPDAIFGGDLERHRETVEAIATGFGSALPDMQVVPGFNEFDHNEVVTRFRPAWSDRAVMARDLQAFPKPARAFQEAFVQAVRRWASGEHDHEYDETWPAFKARVLQAFDDMIEFADGGDVLVATSGGPISVICQHLLGLDDPRALALNEVIANTSVSRVLYSGPRRSLSVFNNYSHLEAEDPALVTFR
- a CDS encoding SDR family oxidoreductase translates to MSNTDLFDLTGKVALITGASRGIGESIARTLANYGAHVIVSSRKIDGCEAVASSIREAGGSAEAHACHIGDMDQIDGIWAHIEKAHGKLDILVNNAASNPYFGPVEETDLGAFNKTVDVNIRGYFFMCARGAQMMKKAGGGAIVNVASVNGVNPGHFQGIYSITKAAVISMTKSFAMELGQQNIRVNALLPGLTDTKFASALTTNEAIKKQAMAHIPMKRVADPDEMAGTVLYLVSGASSYTTGACINADGGYLTV
- a CDS encoding DUF6279 family lipoprotein: MNCPNVFSSGSLRWLAIACASLVIVSGCSSTRTAYRYADWGIVWWVEDYVTLTDAQSAQLNLGIDQLRQWHCSQELPRYGRWLDSLEADVRQRNLDPDTIAYHQEQLFGFFPPLLEQATPIATDLLASLSDAQVRELAANMAESQREREEEYLADSQKETALARAERTEERVERWLGDLNGQQKSIVAAWSEQRGRQTEIWLEGRRRWQQALLEALERRDQPGFATEVGRLITDSEDIRGEEYQAMMVDSRAAMKTLIHDLIDAGSPTHLAHLRGQAVELSGDFEALTCAPGTDVASGVAD